One segment of Synergistaceae bacterium DNA contains the following:
- a CDS encoding AAA family ATPase — protein sequence MAKKEVSRFRCSECGYVSLTMVGRCPKCGVWGCIEEEAPVIMTGQGVPLASGTAHPICGLDVAEQERIPSGIGELDRVLGGGWVRGGVTLLGGEPGVGKSTLLLQVCAEMAKNGNRVLYISGEE from the coding sequence ATGGCAAAAAAGGAAGTCAGCCGGTTCCGGTGTTCCGAGTGCGGCTATGTAAGCCTTACGATGGTGGGCAGATGCCCTAAGTGCGGCGTATGGGGCTGCATTGAAGAAGAGGCCCCCGTCATTATGACCGGACAGGGCGTGCCGCTTGCGTCGGGGACGGCTCATCCGATTTGCGGACTCGACGTGGCTGAGCAGGAACGTATACCCTCAGGCATCGGGGAGCTTGACCGCGTACTCGGCGGCGGATGGGTGCGGGGCGGAGTTACGCTTTTGGGGGGAGAGCCGGGTGTAGGCAAGTCGACGCTGTTGCTTCAGGTCTGCGCCGAAATGGCAAAAAACGGCAACAGGGTCCTCTACATATCAGGCGAGGAA